DNA sequence from the bacterium genome:
ACGCGTCCCTGTGACTCGGGGCCGTCCAGGTCCAGCTCCCACGGCTCGGAGAACGGTTTCCCCTTCCCGTCGACGATCATCTTCACCGCGGGCTTTCCCGGTTTTCCCCCCGCCTGGACCACCACCCCTATCTCGTTGCTCGAAAGCCTCACCATTGCTCCGGGCGGGTAAGCGCCCACCATCGACAGGAAGGCGTCCACGTGGTAGGGATCGAACCTGGTTCCCCGCCCCTTTTCCAGGAATGTCATGGCCTCGACAGGGGTCATGGGCTTCTTGTAGGACCGCACCGTGGTAATGGCGTCATAGGCATCCACCACCGACACCAGCCTGGCGAGAACCGTGGGGCCGTCAGTCTCCCTCAGGACCGGGTACCCGCCCCCGTCGTAGTGCATATGGTGCCCTTCCACCGCATGTACCAGGACGTCCGCTCCCCCCATCCCCCGGATGACCTCGGCCGAATGGACAGGATGGGACTTGATGGCCTCCCACTCCCTCAGGGTCAGCCCGCCCGGCTTGTTGAGGATGGTGCCGGGGATCCTGACCTTACCGATGTCATGCATCATGCCGGCCAGGGCTGCCCATTTTATCTTCTTCTCGTCGAGCCCCTCCTTTTCCGCCAGCAGCAGGGACAGGATCCCCACGTTGACACAATGCTGGTAAGTGTAGGCATCGTACCCCTTAAGACTCGACAGAAGCATGAGCAGGGACTTGTTGGTGGACAGTTTTTCCATGAACCCTTCCACCATGGTTTCCGCTTCTCTTAAAGGGGGAAGCCGCCCGGCGCCAACCTCATCGAAGAACCCGTTCATGGTGGTGATGGCGTCCCGGTAGGTCTCGAGGCTCCGCGCAGGCAGGTCGGCGTCTTCCCGTCCCATGGTGAAACTCTTCAGGCCGATGTTCGTCAGCCCCTCCTCCTCACACTTTTTCAGGAACAGGTCCTTGTCGTGTTCCTTGAGCTTGAGGATATCGGCCAGCTTGAGGATTTGTTCAACCGTTACGCCGCGGGTGATGAGAAGATCGTCGATGCCAAAGCCGCTCATGATCTTCAGAAAGCTCTCGGAGTAA
Encoded proteins:
- a CDS encoding HD-GYP domain-containing protein; its protein translation is MTQDPKQIERYRGIVKFLDNVIKNIALYPAQHPSVQGVAKRIHDLLGEVFEGRDEVLIGVINGVLYVEDYLFYESTPYSESFLKIMSGFGIDDLLITRGVTVEQILKLADILKLKEHDKDLFLKKCEEEGLTNIGLKSFTMGREDADLPARSLETYRDAITTMNGFFDEVGAGRLPPLREAETMVEGFMEKLSTNKSLLMLLSSLKGYDAYTYQHCVNVGILSLLLAEKEGLDEKKIKWAALAGMMHDIGKVRIPGTILNKPGGLTLREWEAIKSHPVHSAEVIRGMGGADVLVHAVEGHHMHYDGGGYPVLRETDGPTVLARLVSVVDAYDAITTVRSYKKPMTPVEAMTFLEKGRGTRFDPYHVDAFLSMVGAYPPGAMVRLSSNEIGVVVQAGGKPGKPAVKMIVDGKGKPFSEPWELDLDGPESQGRVVAAVIDPALHGLRAEHAFP